The proteins below are encoded in one region of Plutella xylostella chromosome Z, ilPluXylo3.1, whole genome shotgun sequence:
- the LOC105384122 gene encoding uncharacterized protein LOC105384122 isoform X2, with product MEDRSGHRRVNLLARLVKEFRDPTTLHRVAVARTSPLPVASHSGVDPPGWSTFSNFSERDNETPYAVPVVNNMRNRLNNLYQRWRERTRNLVIEFMKPTDSELSYARRAEESQGTQYSHDALLRTSEIRRRFENGFNKLYNWVLIFGHRCYDYVAPTTSSVNVSPPLAITHQPLCPKPELVKIAKRKSHTHFTLAKPESIYEVQNICNVTEPKFYPKPFISEEPSLSSTTSMNTDLNILVPTTILSILLLISIIQLYKCLKQYFNRSRY from the exons ATGGAGGACAGAAGCGGTCACCGTCGTGTGAACTTGCTAGCGCGACTTGTGAAGGAGTTCAGGGACCCTACGACCCTACACCGCGTCGCAGTGGCTCGCACGTCGCCCCTGCCCGTGGCCTCACACTCCGGCGTGGACCCACCGGGATGGTCTACATTCAGCAA ctttagTGAAAGAGATAACGAAACTCCTTATGCTGTCCCAGTGGTTAATAATATGCGCAACAGACTAAACAATTTATACCAAAGATGGAGAGAACGAACACG GAATCTTGTAATCGAGTTTATGAAACCAACAGACAGTGAGTTGAGCTACGCGCGCCGAGCTGAAGAGAGCCAGGGGACTCAGTACTCACATGATGCGCTTCTGCGTACCTCAGAAATACGACGACGCTTCGAAAACGGATTCAACAAATTATACAATTGGGTTCTAATTTTCGG ACACCGTTGCTATGATTATGTGGCACCAACAACATCATCTGTTAATGTGTCTCCGCCCCTGGCTATCACCCATCAGCCCTTGTGTCCCAAGCCAGAATTGGTAAAGATAGCAAAGAGAAAATCCCACACACATTTCACTCTAGCGAAACCTGAATCCATTTATGAAGTCCAGAACATCTGCAATGTTACAGAACCAAAATTTTACCCGAAACCATTTATATCAGAAGAGCCAAGTTTATCAAGTACGACATCAATGAATACGGATTTAAACATTCTGGTGCCGACAACTATACTTTCCATACTCCTACTTATTTCCATTATTCAACTTTACAAATGCTTAAAGCAGTATTTCAACAGATCTAGATATTAG
- the LOC105384122 gene encoding flocculation protein FLO11 isoform X1, with translation MAYPTQPPSTTPPMTPMSAPVTRSYASPSRSPPHAGSRRATSMFYTPRPNPKGVVKVYPKKSRLSSQPQRSMSGVTPQMSQLVNERRMFLSPSVRRKPSAFASKSTLQSTLTPRPQPHMLRTSRSPYGSQSCLPTPGFDIQDTSPQILPSPSSIYYPSPLLNQSHSKRSPLQTKPTPRMTVPAPIPSVSTNSDYSYQQFYPERPSSSMRRPLSVSVESSIAESSFDTDSFSSKRSSSLRSASLDSPPYPFEQLMAIPEESAGSSVMSGVPVRGSRSDPTPLPRARLSPAPAPPPPHAPPGPSTPSRLSRPSVADLPSLLISALPNLSMLEVAIRQIKNELLSQNAASVPSTVGLIFVIVTLFYFYTNMSQVGFE, from the coding sequence ATGGCTTACCCAACTCAGCCTCCATCCACGACACCCCCTATGACTCCTATGTCAGCTCCCGTCACCAGATCCTACGCATCGCCCAGCCGATCCCCTCCGCACGCCGGCTCCCGACGAGCTACTTCCATGTTCTACACTCCTCGCCCCAACCCCAAAGGAGTAGTGAAAGTGTACCCTAAAAAGAGCAGACTTTCATCACAGCCTCAAAGATCTATGTCAGGAGTCACGCCCCAGATGTCACAGCTCGTTAATGAAAGGCGCATGTTCCTGTCGCCATCTGTCAGGCGGAAGCCGTCAGCCTTCGCGTCCAAGTCTACCCTGCAATCCACCCTCACGCCGCGGCCACAGCCTCACATGTTGCGCACCTCGAGATCCCCCTATGGCTCACAAAGCTGCTTGCCTACTCCAGGGTTCGATATCCAAGACACTTCACCACAAATCTTACCCTCACCATCATCTATTTATTATCCTTCCCCGTTACTTAACCAATCACACTCGAAGCGATCTCCTCTCCAGACAAAACCAACTCCTAGAATGACGGTGCCCGCACCCATTCCAAGCGTATCTACCAACTCCGACTATTCCTATCAACAGTTTTACCCAGAAAGGCCTTCGAGTTCAATGCGACGGCCACTGTCTGTATCTGTTGAATCCTCGATTGCTGAATCTTCTTTCGATACTGATAGTTTTAGTTCGAAGCGTTCATCTTCGCTTCGGTCTGCATCTCTGGACTCACCGCCTTATCCATTTGAGCAGCTGATGGCGATACCGGAGGAGTCGGCTGGCTCGTCGGTGATGAGTGGGGTGCCGGTGCGGGGCTCGCGTTCCGACCCCACCCCGCTTCCCCGCGCCCGGCTgtcccccgcccccgccccgccgccgccgcacgcaCCCCCCGGACCGTCTACCCCTAGTCGCCTCTCTCGACCATCCGTCGCCGATTTACCCTCTTTGCTAATATCTGCGTTGCCAAACTTAAGCATGCTAGAGGTGGCAATAAGACAAATTAAAAACGAATTACTATCTCAGAATGCAGCCTCTGTACCGTCGACTGTTGGGTTAATATTTGTTATAGTGACTCTTTTCTACTTTTACACAAATATGAGTCAAGTTGGGTTCGAATGA
- the LOC105384121 gene encoding alpha-tocopherol transfer protein-like: MSRRLQKRHLTPADEYQCPLSEESQKIALDELRETSNARTQALAALRSWMEQNPKFTAMRMDASFLLRFLRTKKFSVPMAQEAIERYILLRQSWGIAFNQLDYKLPIMMELVDLGFIFVSPFKDKGGRRVIIYRPGVFDPYKYTNQDMCRVMATCYETLLEDEDVQVRGVVHYADGAGVSLPHLTLFTPKEAVRIIKNGERTIPMRHKEIYGANVHPTVKFALDFGMSMISEKIRKRVSLYTCIKDAEIDQSLLPKEYGGEMPMKEMIELWKVELEAKRERLLLNDKLAVRLEMYSEAAREGAVSALRSGANTCAGADAVGDAMRGLTGNFRKLEVD; this comes from the exons ATGTCTCGCCGACTCCAAAAGCGCCACCTAACTCCTGCGGACGAATACCAGTGCCCGCTGTCAGAGGAGTCTCAGAAAATAGCCCTGGACGAGCTGCGGGAGACCAGCAACGCCAGGACCCAGGCCCTGGCCGCCTTGCGGAGCTGGATGGAGCAGAACCCCAAGTTCACGGCAATGAGGATGG ATGCCAGCTTCCTGCTCCGGTTCCTCCGTACGAAGAAGTTCAGCGTCCCCATGGCGCAGGAGGCCATCGAGCGGTACATCCTGCTGCGCCAGTCCTGGGGCATCGCCTTCAACCAGCTCGACTACAAACTGCCTATTATGATGGAGCTCGTTGACCTTGG GTTCATTTTTGTCAGCCCATTCAAAGATAAGGGAGGACGACGAGTTATCATTTACAGACCTG GTGTGTTCGATCCTTACAAGTACACCAACCAGGACATGTGTCGGGTGATGGCGACCTGCTACGAGACTCTACTGGAAGATGAGGATGTTCAGGTCAGGGGTGTGGTCCACTACGCCGACGGCGCCGGGGTCAGTCTGCCCCACCTCACCTTGTTCACACCTAAAGAGGCCGTCAGAATCATCAAGAATGGAGAG CGAACAATCCCAATGCGACACAAAGAGATCTACGGGGCCAACGTGCACCCCACAGTCAAGTTCGCACTAGACTTCGGCATGAGCATGATCTCGGAGAAGATCCGGAAGCGAGTGAGCCTGTACACTTGCATCAAGGACGCCGAGATAGACCAGAGCCTGCTGCCCAAGGAGTATGGCGGCGAGATGCCCATGAAGGAGATGATTG AACTATGGAAAGTGGAGTTAGAAGCCAAGCGCGAGCGACTCCTATTGAACGACAAGCTGGCAGTACGCCTCGAGATGTACAGCGAAGCGGCGCGCGAGGGGGCGGTGTCGGCGCTGCGCAGTGGAGCCAACACATGCGCAGGCGCAGACGCGGTGGGCGACGCCATGCGCGGACTCACTGGCAACTTCCGGAAACTTGAAGTAGACtga